The following are encoded in a window of Anoplopoma fimbria isolate UVic2021 breed Golden Eagle Sablefish chromosome 3, Afim_UVic_2022, whole genome shotgun sequence genomic DNA:
- the LOC129114425 gene encoding profilin-2-like, which translates to MSWQSYVENLMADGSCQDSAIVGYTDAKYVWTAHAGGTFNNITAQEIDVLIGKDRETFYTSGLTLGSKKCSVLRDSLLDDGDWTMDIRTKSQGGEPTYNVTVGRAGKVLVLVMGKEGVHGGGLNKKAFSMAKYLRESGF; encoded by the exons ATGTCTTGGCAAAGCTACGTGGAGAACCTGATGGCCGATGGCAGCTGTCAGGATAGCGCCATTGTTGGATATACGGACGCCAAATATGTTTGGACAGCACATGCCGGTGGTACGTTCAACAATATCACG GCTCAAGAAATAGATGTCCTTATCGGTAAGGACAGGGAGACCTTTTACACCAGCGGTCTCACTCTGGGCTCAAAGAAGTGTTCAGTCCTCAGAGACAGCCTCCTCGATGATGGGGACTGGACAATGGACATCAGGACAAAGAGCCAAGGAGGAGAACCTACATACAATGTCACTGTGGGCAGAGCTGGAAAAG TGTTGGTTCTTGTAATGGGCAAAGAAGGGGTCCATGGAGGCGGATTGAATAAGAAGGCTTTCTCGATGGCAAAATACTTGAGGGAATCAgggttttaa